In a genomic window of [Empedobacter] haloabium:
- a CDS encoding S-(hydroxymethyl)glutathione dehydrogenase/class III alcohol dehydrogenase: MKTKAAVAWKAGAPLTIEEVELGGPREGEVLVEIKATGICHTDYYTLSGADPEGIFPAILGHEGAGVVVDVGPGVKSLKKDDHVIPLYTPECRQCKFCLSQKTNLCQAIRSTQGRGLMPDATSRFSLDGKPIYHYMGTSTFSNYIVVPEIALAKIREDAPFDKVCYIGCGVTTGVGAVLFTAKVEAGANVVVFGLGGIGLNVIQAAKMVGADKIIGIDINPGREAMAKKFGMTHFINPNDVENVVDAIIQLTDGGADYSFECVGNTTLMRQALECCHKGWGKSIIIGVAAAGQEISTRPFQLVTGREWKGSAFGGARGRTDVPKIVDWYMDGKLNIDDLITHKLSLEQINEGFDLMKKGESIRSVVMY, translated from the coding sequence ATGAAGACCAAGGCAGCAGTAGCATGGAAAGCGGGCGCCCCGCTGACGATCGAGGAAGTGGAACTGGGCGGACCGCGCGAAGGCGAGGTCCTGGTCGAGATCAAGGCCACCGGCATCTGCCACACCGATTACTACACCCTGTCCGGCGCCGACCCGGAAGGGATTTTCCCCGCCATCCTGGGCCATGAAGGCGCCGGCGTCGTCGTCGACGTCGGTCCCGGCGTGAAAAGCCTCAAGAAGGACGACCACGTCATCCCGCTGTACACGCCGGAATGCCGCCAGTGCAAATTCTGCCTGTCGCAGAAGACCAACCTGTGCCAGGCGATCCGCTCGACCCAGGGCCGCGGCCTGATGCCCGATGCGACCAGCCGCTTCTCCCTCGACGGCAAGCCGATCTACCACTACATGGGTACCTCGACGTTCTCGAACTACATCGTCGTGCCGGAAATCGCGCTGGCCAAGATCCGTGAGGATGCGCCGTTCGACAAGGTCTGCTACATCGGCTGCGGCGTCACCACGGGCGTGGGCGCCGTGCTGTTCACCGCCAAGGTGGAGGCCGGCGCCAACGTCGTGGTGTTCGGCCTGGGCGGCATCGGCCTGAACGTGATCCAGGCGGCGAAGATGGTCGGCGCGGACAAGATCATCGGCATCGACATCAATCCGGGCCGCGAAGCGATGGCGAAGAAGTTCGGCATGACGCACTTCATCAACCCGAACGACGTCGAGAACGTGGTCGACGCCATCATTCAGCTGACCGACGGCGGCGCCGACTACAGCTTCGAATGCGTCGGCAACACGACCCTGATGCGCCAGGCACTGGAGTGCTGCCACAAGGGCTGGGGCAAGTCGATCATCATCGGCGTGGCCGCCGCCGGCCAGGAAATCTCGACCCGCCCGTTCCAGCTGGTCACCGGCCGCGAATGGAAGGGCTCCGCGTTCGGCGGCGCCCGCGGCCGCACCGACGTGCCGAAGATCGTCGACTGGTACATGGACGGCAAGCTCAACATCGATGACCTGATCACGCACAAGCTGTCGCTCGAGCAGATCAACGAAGGCTTCGACCTGATGAAGAAGGGCGAGTCGATCCGCTCCGTCGTGATGTATTGA
- a CDS encoding M56 family metallopeptidase — MTNLFDTLIPAIGWSLLHFVWQGLLVGWAATLALHALRNRSAQARYAVACGALLLCAAVPLASIAWRVLEAQAAGYSVPATADPLLLAVGGAAAPLPVLLDGDGMTSLEYLLRRQLPSLVLLWAAGAALMTLRLSLGLQWVRQRTLAGRFTPHPAWQRRLDALAERMGLRRPVLLGVSGADLEGPMTAGCWRPIVLVPAALVTGMSPHLLEALLAHELAHIRRHDYLVNLVQSAIEILLFYHPSVWRLSQRIRAEREQIADDLAAAALGEPRRLARALSELDKFQFSTNHFAPAAQGGDLMSRIKRLVRPDTQPLSWKMAAPLLGLCAACMMLYAHARPVNEPALATPAHRPATVKQAVAVPALPAPDAPDAPDAPDAPAAPAVPAAPGAADAIPAPPAPPAPPAPPAPPAPPAPPARIDTGMRFHIGERGDGYAVVTRGAGQIVSLRNFDERQLERIKATQKGDFVWFTKDGKGYVVTDPAVVDKARAAWTPVEQLGKKIERHGQEMEALGAKLGAVGAQLGEQHAAAGRDSVVRALERKLREKERRMEPLAAQMEKLGRDIGRAEDAKERDAIVARSMALQRQMVPLQAEMDGIAASIAAQQGMMQPDDARIKALRAQMQAIQRPMGELGRKMGELGRDQDMAGQAAERTMRKLLDEALRRGTAVPAG; from the coding sequence ATGACGAACCTGTTCGATACCCTGATACCCGCGATCGGCTGGTCGCTGCTGCATTTCGTCTGGCAAGGCCTGCTGGTGGGCTGGGCCGCGACACTGGCGCTGCATGCGCTGCGCAACCGTTCGGCGCAGGCCCGCTATGCCGTCGCCTGCGGGGCGCTGCTGCTGTGCGCCGCCGTGCCGCTGGCCAGCATCGCATGGCGGGTGCTGGAGGCGCAGGCGGCCGGCTACTCGGTGCCGGCCACAGCCGATCCGCTGCTGCTGGCGGTCGGCGGCGCGGCGGCGCCGCTGCCGGTGCTGCTGGACGGCGACGGCATGACGTCGCTGGAATACCTGCTGCGACGCCAGTTGCCGTCGCTGGTGCTGCTGTGGGCGGCGGGCGCGGCGCTGATGACGCTGCGCCTGTCGCTGGGGCTGCAGTGGGTGCGGCAGCGCACGCTGGCGGGACGCTTCACGCCGCACCCGGCCTGGCAGCGCCGCCTGGACGCGCTGGCGGAGCGCATGGGCCTGCGCCGTCCGGTGCTGCTGGGCGTATCGGGCGCCGACCTGGAAGGACCGATGACGGCGGGCTGCTGGCGTCCCATCGTGCTGGTGCCGGCGGCGCTGGTGACGGGCATGTCGCCGCACCTGCTGGAGGCGCTGCTGGCGCACGAGCTGGCGCACATTCGCCGCCACGACTACCTGGTCAACCTGGTGCAAAGCGCCATCGAGATCCTGTTGTTCTATCACCCCAGCGTCTGGCGGCTGTCGCAGCGCATCCGCGCCGAGCGCGAACAGATCGCCGACGACCTGGCGGCCGCGGCGCTGGGCGAGCCCCGGCGCCTGGCCCGGGCCTTGTCCGAACTGGACAAGTTCCAGTTCTCGACCAATCATTTCGCCCCCGCGGCGCAAGGAGGAGACCTCATGTCCCGAATCAAACGTCTGGTCCGGCCGGACACCCAACCCCTCAGCTGGAAAATGGCCGCGCCGCTGCTGGGCCTGTGCGCGGCCTGCATGATGCTGTATGCCCATGCGCGGCCGGTCAACGAGCCGGCGCTTGCGACGCCGGCGCACCGCCCCGCCACGGTCAAGCAAGCCGTCGCGGTGCCGGCGTTGCCCGCGCCCGATGCACCCGATGCACCCGATGCACCAGATGCGCCGGCAGCCCCCGCAGTACCGGCGGCACCGGGAGCAGCAGACGCGATCCCGGCACCGCCAGCTCCACCGGCCCCGCCAGCACCACCGGCGCCGCCAGCACCGCCAGCACCACCGGCGCGGATCGATACGGGCATGCGCTTTCACATCGGCGAGCGCGGGGATGGCTATGCGGTCGTGACACGCGGTGCCGGCCAGATTGTCTCGCTGCGCAATTTTGACGAGCGCCAGCTGGAGCGCATCAAGGCCACGCAGAAGGGGGATTTTGTCTGGTTCACGAAAGACGGCAAGGGCTATGTCGTCACCGACCCCGCCGTGGTGGACAAGGCGCGTGCGGCCTGGACGCCAGTGGAGCAGCTCGGCAAGAAAATCGAACGTCACGGTCAGGAAATGGAAGCGCTGGGGGCAAAGCTGGGCGCCGTCGGCGCGCAACTGGGCGAGCAGCATGCCGCGGCAGGGCGCGATTCGGTCGTGCGTGCGCTCGAGCGCAAGCTGCGCGAAAAGGAGCGCCGGATGGAACCGCTGGCCGCGCAGATGGAAAAGCTGGGCCGTGACATCGGGCGGGCGGAGGACGCGAAGGAACGCGACGCGATCGTCGCGCGCAGCATGGCGCTGCAGCGCCAGATGGTGCCGCTGCAAGCGGAAATGGACGGCATCGCCGCCAGCATCGCCGCGCAGCAGGGCATGATGCAGCCGGACGATGCCCGCATCAAGGCCCTGCGCGCGCAGATGCAGGCAATCCAGCGGCCGATGGGCGAGCTGGGCCGCAAGATGGGTGAACTGGGGCGCGACCAGGACATGGCCGGCCAGGCAGCGGAGCGCACGATGCGCAAGCTGCTGGACGAGGCGTTGCGGCGGGGGACGGCGGTGCCGGCAGGGTAG
- a CDS encoding BPSS1780 family membrane protein produces the protein MNGTPASAGWGWVKQGFALFRKQPGGLSTLFLAYMIVTALLSLVPLLGQLAQGVLLPVFSIGFMRAAQHIQQDRPVVPGLLGTGFHKPLLGRLCVLGAVHLVAAIVAAGALLLIANGDVLTQIATGKAQPDPELLRDSGLFPGMMAALLLYVPAVTVLCFAVPLVYWSGMGPGKALFYAFFAAKRAFLAFVVFAFSLFAIVMFGSQVVLLVLGFNAFSMALLRVLFVLLFGVAHCALYAAYCQIFGTPQLEGAPSAKGPSGL, from the coding sequence ATGAACGGGACACCAGCCAGCGCGGGTTGGGGCTGGGTCAAGCAGGGCTTCGCGCTGTTTCGCAAGCAGCCGGGCGGCCTGTCGACCTTGTTCCTCGCCTATATGATCGTCACGGCGCTGCTCAGCCTTGTGCCGCTGCTGGGCCAACTGGCCCAGGGCGTGCTGCTGCCCGTGTTTTCCATCGGTTTCATGCGCGCCGCCCAGCACATCCAGCAGGACCGGCCCGTGGTGCCGGGCCTGCTGGGCACCGGTTTCCACAAGCCGCTGCTGGGGCGCCTGTGCGTGCTGGGCGCCGTGCACCTCGTCGCGGCCATCGTGGCGGCTGGCGCCCTGCTGCTGATCGCCAATGGCGACGTGCTGACGCAGATCGCCACCGGCAAGGCGCAGCCGGACCCGGAACTGCTGCGCGACTCCGGCCTGTTCCCCGGCATGATGGCGGCGCTGCTGCTGTACGTGCCGGCCGTGACGGTGCTGTGCTTCGCCGTGCCGCTGGTCTACTGGAGCGGCATGGGTCCGGGCAAGGCGCTGTTCTATGCGTTCTTCGCGGCCAAGCGCGCCTTCCTGGCGTTCGTGGTATTTGCCTTCAGCCTGTTCGCCATCGTCATGTTCGGCTCCCAGGTCGTGTTGCTGGTGCTGGGCTTCAACGCGTTTTCGATGGCGCTGCTGCGGGTGCTGTTCGTGCTGCTGTTCGGCGTGGCGCACTGCGCGCTGTACGCCGCCTATTGCCAGATCTTCGGCACGCCGCAATTGGAAGGCGCGCCGTCGGCCAAGGGTCCTTCCGGCCTGTAG
- a CDS encoding homoserine kinase — MAVFTSVSLDDVQAWIAQFPLGDAVALKGIASGIENSNFFLTTELDGRRTEYVLTIFENLGFEQLPFYLQLMRHLATRGVLVPEPVPTHAGELCVPLHGKPAAIVSKLQGSSQMAPGPVHCAAVGAMLAKMHLAGQDFPLHQPNLRGIAWWHEAAPAVLPHLSEPETRLLRSEIHYQEAFHGSDLHKRLPHGPVHADLFRNNVMFDGERLTGFFDFYFAGCDTWLFDVAVTVNDWCVDLDTGVLDEARVRAMLDAYHAVRPFTADEQAGWQCSLRAAALRFWLSRLYDLYRPREAEILTPHDPTHFERILRERVAHPAPGLLP; from the coding sequence ATGGCAGTGTTCACCTCGGTCAGCCTGGACGACGTCCAGGCGTGGATCGCGCAGTTCCCCCTCGGCGATGCCGTCGCGCTGAAAGGCATCGCCTCCGGCATCGAAAACAGCAACTTCTTCCTGACGACTGAACTGGACGGCCGGCGCACCGAATACGTGCTGACGATCTTCGAGAACCTCGGCTTCGAACAGCTGCCGTTCTACCTGCAGCTGATGCGGCACCTGGCCACGCGCGGCGTGCTGGTGCCGGAACCGGTGCCCACCCATGCCGGCGAGCTGTGCGTGCCGCTGCACGGCAAGCCGGCCGCCATCGTCTCCAAGCTGCAGGGCAGCTCGCAGATGGCCCCGGGCCCCGTGCACTGCGCGGCCGTCGGCGCGATGCTGGCGAAGATGCACCTGGCGGGCCAGGACTTCCCGCTGCACCAGCCGAACCTGCGCGGCATCGCCTGGTGGCACGAGGCCGCCCCGGCCGTGCTGCCGCACCTGTCCGAGCCGGAAACGCGCCTGCTGCGCAGCGAAATCCATTACCAGGAAGCGTTCCACGGCTCCGACCTGCACAAGCGCCTGCCGCATGGCCCGGTGCACGCGGACCTGTTCCGCAACAACGTGATGTTCGACGGCGAACGCCTGACGGGCTTCTTCGACTTCTATTTCGCCGGCTGCGACACCTGGCTGTTCGACGTGGCCGTCACCGTCAATGACTGGTGCGTGGACCTCGACACGGGCGTACTGGACGAGGCGCGGGTCCGCGCCATGCTGGACGCCTACCATGCCGTGCGGCCGTTCACGGCGGACGAGCAGGCCGGCTGGCAATGCTCGCTGCGCGCCGCCGCGCTGCGCTTCTGGCTGTCGCGCCTGTACGACCTGTACCGCCCACGCGAGGCGGAAATCCTGACGCCGCACGACCCCACGCATTTCGAACGCATCCTGCGCGAACGCGTGGCCCACCCTGCTCCAGGGCTGCTTCCATGA
- a CDS encoding IS110 family transposase, translating to MIVVGSPVVGIDVSKKKLDAALLAGGKLKYKVVENSRKGYAELATWLGKQGVVIEDVHACMESTGVYSEPVALGLSDLGLKVSMVNPTLVKGFGQCENMRNKNDRADAGVIARYCAAMHPPLWEAPSPELRHLRSLTDRVAAMKDMRQQEENRLEAYTFASDTAMQANAKNLIAYLDEEIKRLAKEIDDHIDGHPGLKRDVDLMTSIPGLGRVTAAKVISRVGDIRRFTDAKKLAAYLGVTPKQRQSGSSVRGRSTISRMGSGEVRTAMYMPAITAIKHNPLIAAFAQRLSANGMAKMAVVVAAMRKLVHQIYGVIRSGQPFDSNYLQKPLAS from the coding sequence ATGATTGTGGTAGGTTCGCCAGTTGTAGGGATTGATGTCAGCAAAAAGAAGCTCGATGCAGCGTTGCTGGCAGGCGGAAAGTTGAAGTACAAAGTTGTAGAGAATTCGCGCAAGGGCTACGCGGAACTGGCGACGTGGCTAGGTAAGCAGGGTGTCGTCATCGAAGACGTTCATGCCTGTATGGAGTCCACCGGGGTCTACAGCGAGCCCGTCGCACTGGGGTTGTCGGACTTAGGACTGAAGGTAAGTATGGTCAACCCGACGCTCGTGAAGGGATTCGGGCAGTGCGAGAACATGCGCAACAAGAATGACCGAGCCGACGCTGGCGTGATTGCACGCTACTGCGCAGCGATGCATCCTCCGCTCTGGGAGGCGCCATCGCCGGAGCTTCGGCATCTGCGATCGTTGACTGACCGCGTCGCGGCCATGAAGGATATGCGGCAGCAGGAGGAGAACAGGCTCGAAGCCTATACGTTTGCGAGCGATACGGCGATGCAGGCAAACGCGAAAAACCTTATCGCCTACCTCGACGAGGAGATCAAACGGCTAGCAAAGGAGATTGATGACCATATCGACGGCCATCCTGGCCTCAAGCGAGACGTGGACCTCATGACTTCCATCCCAGGCCTTGGCCGCGTTACCGCGGCCAAGGTGATCAGTCGCGTGGGCGACATACGGCGCTTTACCGATGCGAAGAAGCTCGCAGCGTATCTGGGGGTGACACCGAAGCAGCGTCAGTCCGGTAGCTCTGTAAGGGGCCGCTCGACGATAAGCCGCATGGGTAGCGGTGAAGTGCGAACCGCTATGTACATGCCTGCTATCACGGCCATCAAACACAACCCGCTGATCGCCGCCTTCGCGCAGCGTCTTAGCGCAAATGGCATGGCCAAGATGGCAGTCGTCGTCGCTGCCATGCGCAAGCTCGTGCACCAAATATATGGTGTCATCCGCTCGGGCCAGCCGTTTGACTCCAACTATCTACAGAAACCGCTTGCGAGCTAA
- a CDS encoding response regulator, protein MNMNDALEACKPLLPAPRLLHIDADDTTALILATLLVPEIQVTRAGSMLEADALLRQHEFALIVLDPDLPDGDGQVLIRELRERGVHTPVLLYSARQPSLHHQAHAFLPKPWTSPRQLWQATCRLLEIDLVAR, encoded by the coding sequence CCTCTGCTTCCCGCACCTCGCCTGCTGCACATCGATGCCGATGACACGACGGCCTTGATCCTTGCCACCCTCCTTGTCCCGGAAATCCAGGTCACCCGCGCCGGCTCGATGCTGGAAGCGGACGCGCTGCTGCGCCAGCACGAGTTCGCGCTGATCGTGCTCGATCCCGATTTGCCGGACGGCGATGGCCAGGTGCTGATTCGCGAGCTGCGCGAGCGCGGCGTGCACACCCCCGTGCTGCTGTACTCGGCCCGCCAGCCCAGCCTGCACCACCAGGCGCACGCCTTCCTGCCGAAACCCTGGACGTCGCCGCGGCAGTTGTGGCAGGCCACGTGCCGCTTGCTCGAAATCGATCTCGTCGCCAGATGA
- a CDS encoding 3'-5' exonuclease yields the protein MQNLLLNLNPEQLAAVTLPPQNALILAGAGSGKTRVLTTRIAWLIQTGQVSPAGILAVTFTNKAAKEMLTRLSAMLPINTRGMWIGTFHGLCNRLLRTHYRDAALPQSFQILDSQDQLSMIKRLLKANNVDDEKYPPKTVMYFINNHKEQGLRATQIEPYDAIERKLVELYDLYDQQCQREGVVDFAELLLRTYELLSRNQPLREHYQQRFRHILVDEFQDTNNLQYNWLKLMAGHGAQQGGALFAVGDDDQSIYAFRGANVGNMAAFEAEFQVRNLIKLEQNYRSHGHILDAANMLIANNSRRLGKNLRTDAGHGEQVRVYEASSDLQEAQWIIEEAKNLIAEGASRSEIAVLYRSNAQSRVIEHALFSAGIPYHVYGGLRYFQRAEIKHAIAYLQLMDNPHNDSAFLRVVNFPARGIGARTLEQLQNAAETYGISLYAAVPYMVGKAGTALGGFVKLVEGVRFETQHMALPELVRVTLEASGLLAHYATEKEGADRIENLEQMVSAATQFVSEEGYGQGAPAHMGPQAEAQAGAAIVNADGVEILDADAPLATVMSPLSAFLAHASLEAGDNQAQAGQEALQLMTVHSAKGLEFDNVFITGLEEGLFPHESSSKEEGGVEEERRLMYVAITRARKRLYMCFSQTRMLHGQTRYNMKSRFFDELPEKSLKWLSPKVQSHWFANKKPTWEDAQLSGGSDNAIAQRIAQNKAGGSGWRIGESVAHAKFGEGVIVNIEGSGSNCRAQINFGSAGMKVLDLSVAKLERLGR from the coding sequence ATGCAAAATCTCCTCCTGAATCTCAATCCCGAACAACTTGCCGCCGTCACCCTGCCGCCGCAGAACGCCCTGATCCTGGCGGGCGCCGGCTCGGGAAAGACGCGCGTGCTGACCACGCGCATCGCGTGGCTGATCCAGACCGGCCAGGTATCGCCGGCCGGCATCCTGGCCGTCACGTTCACGAACAAAGCAGCCAAGGAGATGCTGACACGCCTGTCGGCAATGTTGCCGATTAATACACGCGGCATGTGGATCGGCACTTTCCACGGCCTGTGCAATCGCCTGCTGCGCACCCACTACCGCGACGCGGCGCTGCCGCAGTCGTTCCAGATCCTCGACTCGCAGGACCAGCTGTCGATGATCAAGCGCCTGCTCAAGGCAAACAACGTGGACGACGAAAAGTACCCGCCCAAGACGGTGATGTACTTCATCAACAACCACAAGGAGCAAGGCCTGCGCGCCACGCAGATCGAGCCATACGACGCGATCGAGCGCAAGCTGGTCGAGCTGTACGACCTGTACGACCAGCAGTGCCAGCGCGAAGGCGTGGTCGATTTCGCCGAGCTGCTGCTGCGCACCTACGAGCTGTTGTCACGCAACCAGCCGCTGCGCGAGCACTACCAGCAGCGCTTCCGCCACATCCTCGTCGACGAGTTCCAGGACACCAACAACCTGCAATACAACTGGCTGAAGCTGATGGCCGGCCACGGCGCGCAGCAGGGCGGCGCCCTGTTCGCGGTGGGCGACGACGACCAGAGCATCTACGCCTTCCGCGGCGCCAACGTGGGCAATATGGCGGCGTTCGAGGCCGAATTCCAGGTGCGTAACCTGATCAAGCTGGAACAGAACTACCGCTCGCACGGCCACATCCTCGATGCGGCCAATATGCTGATCGCCAACAACAGCCGGCGCCTGGGCAAGAACCTGCGCACGGACGCGGGCCACGGCGAGCAGGTGCGCGTCTACGAGGCCAGTTCCGACCTGCAGGAAGCGCAGTGGATCATCGAGGAGGCGAAGAACCTCATCGCCGAGGGTGCGTCGCGCAGCGAGATCGCCGTGCTGTACCGCTCCAACGCGCAGTCGCGCGTGATCGAGCACGCGCTGTTCTCGGCCGGCATCCCGTATCACGTATATGGCGGCCTGCGCTACTTCCAGCGCGCCGAGATCAAGCACGCGATCGCCTACCTGCAGCTGATGGACAACCCGCACAACGACTCGGCGTTCCTGCGTGTCGTGAACTTCCCGGCGCGCGGTATCGGTGCGCGCACGCTGGAGCAGTTGCAGAACGCGGCCGAGACGTATGGCATCTCGCTGTACGCGGCAGTGCCCTACATGGTCGGCAAGGCCGGCACGGCGCTGGGCGGCTTCGTCAAGCTGGTCGAGGGCGTGCGCTTCGAGACGCAGCATATGGCGCTGCCCGAGCTAGTGCGCGTGACGCTGGAAGCTTCGGGCCTGCTGGCGCATTACGCCACCGAGAAGGAAGGCGCCGACCGCATCGAGAACCTGGAACAGATGGTCAGCGCGGCCACGCAGTTCGTGTCCGAGGAAGGCTACGGCCAGGGCGCGCCGGCGCACATGGGCCCGCAGGCCGAGGCGCAGGCTGGTGCCGCGATCGTCAACGCCGATGGCGTCGAGATTCTCGATGCGGACGCGCCGCTGGCGACCGTGATGTCACCGCTGTCGGCGTTCCTGGCGCACGCCTCGCTGGAAGCGGGCGACAACCAGGCCCAGGCCGGCCAGGAAGCGCTGCAGCTGATGACGGTGCACTCGGCCAAGGGGTTGGAGTTCGACAACGTGTTCATCACGGGCCTGGAGGAAGGCCTGTTCCCCCACGAGAGCAGTTCGAAGGAGGAAGGCGGCGTGGAGGAAGAGCGCCGGCTGATGTACGTGGCGATCACGCGCGCGCGCAAGCGCCTGTACATGTGCTTCTCGCAGACGCGCATGCTGCACGGCCAGACCCGCTACAACATGAAGTCGCGCTTCTTCGACGAGCTGCCGGAGAAGTCCTTGAAGTGGCTGTCGCCGAAGGTGCAGAGCCACTGGTTCGCCAACAAGAAGCCGACCTGGGAGGATGCGCAATTGTCCGGCGGCTCGGACAACGCCATCGCCCAGCGCATCGCGCAGAACAAGGCAGGCGGCTCGGGCTGGCGCATCGGCGAGTCGGTGGCCCATGCCAAGTTCGGCGAGGGCGTCATCGTCAATATCGAGGGCAGCGGCAGCAATTGCCGGGCGCAGATCAATTTCGGCAGCGCCGGAATGAAGGTGCTGGATCTGTCGGTGGCGAAGCTGGAGCGGCTGGGACGCTAG